A genome region from Cystobacter fuscus DSM 2262 includes the following:
- a CDS encoding serine/threonine-protein kinase, which yields MLDIPGYRLLGRLRANGSNVLFHAVRESDGLPVIIKTPGVEFPGSRELERYRREFALLQRLREVSGVVRSYCLEQILERPVLLMEKVRGEPLSELVGQPMEVPRFLELATSLASTLAEIHRHGVIHKDIKPSNIIAEPEGGARLIDFGLATLQKVEQLDAVPTHLIEGTLAYMSPEQTGRMNRQVDYRTDFYSLGVTFYELLTGSRPFHGRDPLELFHAHMAQSPRPPHESLPSIPPAVSAIVVKLLAKVAEERYQSAEGLRVDLERCRGGALEVFPLGERDVPQRFHLPQRLYGREAQVFTLLRGFERVHGGGQAELMLVRGYSGIGKSSVVQELHKPVVQRRGFFLSGKFEQFQRDIPHA from the coding sequence ATGCTGGACATTCCCGGTTACAGGCTCCTGGGTAGGCTGCGAGCCAACGGCTCGAACGTCCTCTTCCACGCGGTGCGTGAGTCGGATGGCCTGCCGGTCATCATCAAGACTCCCGGGGTGGAGTTCCCAGGTTCGCGCGAACTCGAGCGCTACCGCCGGGAGTTCGCCCTCCTGCAACGGCTGCGGGAGGTGAGCGGCGTGGTCCGCTCCTATTGCCTCGAGCAGATTCTCGAGCGCCCGGTGCTCCTGATGGAGAAGGTGCGGGGCGAGCCTCTCTCCGAGCTCGTCGGCCAGCCCATGGAGGTGCCCCGGTTCCTCGAGCTGGCCACCTCCCTGGCGTCGACCCTGGCGGAGATCCACCGCCACGGCGTCATCCACAAGGACATCAAGCCCTCCAACATCATCGCCGAGCCCGAGGGAGGAGCCCGCCTCATCGACTTTGGCCTGGCCACGCTCCAAAAGGTGGAACAGCTGGACGCGGTGCCCACCCACCTCATCGAGGGGACGCTGGCGTACATGTCGCCCGAGCAGACCGGGCGGATGAATCGCCAGGTGGATTACCGCACCGACTTCTATTCGCTGGGCGTGACGTTCTACGAGCTGCTCACGGGCAGCCGCCCGTTCCACGGGCGTGATCCGCTCGAATTGTTCCACGCCCATATGGCCCAGAGTCCGAGGCCCCCCCACGAGTCCCTCCCCAGCATTCCACCCGCCGTCTCGGCCATCGTGGTGAAGCTGTTGGCCAAGGTGGCCGAGGAGCGCTACCAGAGCGCCGAGGGGCTGCGGGTCGATCTGGAAAGGTGCCGCGGGGGAGCACTCGAGGTGTTCCCCCTGGGCGAGCGGGACGTTCCCCAACGGTTCCATCTGCCGCAGCGGCTCTATGGGCGCGAGGCCCAGGTCTTCACGCTGCTTCGGGGCTTCGAGCGGGTCCACGGCGGAGGACAGGCGGAGCTCATGCTGGTGCGCGGCTACTCCGGCATCGGCAAGTCGTCCGTGGTGCAGGAACTGCACAAGCCGGTGGTGCAACGGCGTGGGTTCTTCCTGAGTGGGAAGTTCGAGCAGTTCCAGCGGGACATCCCCCATGCGA
- a CDS encoding DUF4430 domain-containing protein, whose protein sequence is MSGTMKPSRRSLLGCLALVVLGFASVPAWADEPAKKAPEGKSTPATVSVVFDYGNGKEKALTGIEWRQGMTAWEATQAAARRSPPIELKHSGSGAMVYVTGIDGVKNQGGGRDKRNWQLWVNGTYADAGVGAKVLQAGDKVLWKFAPPPPSGT, encoded by the coding sequence ATGAGTGGCACGATGAAGCCGTCACGCCGTTCCCTGCTGGGTTGTCTGGCCCTGGTGGTGCTGGGGTTCGCCTCGGTGCCCGCCTGGGCGGATGAGCCGGCGAAGAAGGCCCCGGAAGGCAAGAGCACCCCCGCGACCGTCTCGGTTGTCTTTGACTATGGCAATGGCAAGGAAAAGGCCCTGACGGGCATCGAGTGGCGCCAGGGAATGACGGCCTGGGAGGCCACCCAGGCCGCGGCCCGGCGCTCCCCTCCCATCGAGCTCAAACACTCGGGCAGTGGCGCGATGGTGTACGTCACGGGCATCGATGGGGTGAAGAACCAGGGCGGCGGGCGCGACAAGCGCAACTGGCAGCTCTGGGTCAACGGCACCTACGCCGACGCGGGCGTGGGCGCCAAGGTGCTTCAGGCGGGGGACAAGGTGCTCTGGAAGTTCGCACCGCCCCCGCCTTCGGGCACCTGA
- the ileS gene encoding isoleucine--tRNA ligase, with the protein MSDAGAPPQDPKDTVNLPKTDFPMKGNLAQLEPRMLGWWADHGIWGKILQRRVGHEPFVIADGPPYANGHLHAGHALNKVLKDIVVKYRNLSGRQCDYIPGWDTHGLPIEQAVEKRLKDKKIDKRTLDREAFLTQCREYALEFIDIQRTEFKRLGVLGDWDNPYRTLDFAYEAQEIRELATFARRGMLYRRKKPVYFCLTDQTALAEAEVEYEQHASPSVYVAFPAGPEVAERVPALAGRKVSFVIWTTTPWTLPANLAIAMNAEYEYVFYALGERVICVAKDLLSRVLAEVKADELEVKTVKVKGSEVSATALVEPERILAYARGDELEGCTYQHVFYPRQGKILLGEHVTLEAGTGLVHTAPGHGQEDYEVGLKYGLDIYNPIRHDGRFDDSVGEWLVGKKVFEANPLVIDVLADKGVLLNGKTDKVEHSYPHCWRCHNPVILSATYQWFIPLDKPLHGGEGKTYRQQVLDEVDRVQWVPSWGQSRIRGMLETRPDWCISRQRSWGVPIPIAYCEGCDEALISPELMENVAAAVEKQGVGVWYRTPVADFLPEGQRACRKCGKTAFRRETDILDVWFDSACMFSAVLDRRQRIPADLFLEGSDQHRGWFHSSILVSVGTRDVSPYKACLTHGFVVDGKGEKMSKSVGNTVAPEKIIQQYGAEVLRLWVASSDYRNDVRLSDQILKGLSEGYRKIRNTIRYALSNLYDFEPERDAVPAERLQPLDTWARGRLAEVVARVKKAYEAYEFHLVYATVVDFCAGDLSAVYFDILKDRLYTSKATGEARRGAQTVLHEVATVLLQLLAPIMSFTAEEAWQYLPGKKAESVFLTDFPEPAVKPDAALAERYAKLFTVRGAVQGLLEAARREKMIGSSLEARVVLSASGKAREFLQAHAAELPGLLIVSQVELADGAGEKAQVLAVAQALGEDVKAEVLPARGAKCPRCWTYSEQVAAGASVCGKCQEALS; encoded by the coding sequence ATGAGCGACGCCGGAGCACCTCCCCAGGATCCCAAGGACACCGTCAACCTTCCCAAGACGGACTTCCCCATGAAGGGGAACCTCGCCCAGCTCGAGCCCCGCATGCTCGGCTGGTGGGCGGACCACGGCATCTGGGGAAAGATCCTCCAGCGGCGCGTGGGCCACGAGCCCTTCGTCATCGCCGACGGGCCGCCGTACGCCAACGGACACCTGCACGCGGGCCACGCGCTCAACAAGGTCCTCAAGGACATCGTGGTGAAGTACCGCAATCTCTCCGGCCGCCAGTGTGACTACATCCCCGGCTGGGACACGCACGGCCTGCCCATCGAGCAGGCCGTGGAGAAGCGGCTCAAGGACAAGAAGATCGACAAGCGCACGCTGGACCGTGAGGCCTTCCTCACCCAGTGCCGCGAGTACGCGCTGGAGTTCATCGACATCCAGCGCACCGAGTTCAAGCGCCTGGGCGTGCTCGGGGACTGGGACAATCCCTATCGCACGCTCGACTTCGCCTACGAGGCGCAGGAGATTCGCGAGCTGGCCACCTTCGCCCGGCGCGGCATGCTCTACCGGCGCAAGAAGCCGGTGTACTTCTGCCTCACGGATCAGACGGCGCTCGCCGAGGCCGAGGTGGAGTACGAGCAGCACGCGAGCCCGTCCGTGTACGTGGCCTTCCCCGCGGGCCCCGAGGTGGCCGAGCGGGTGCCGGCGCTCGCGGGCCGGAAGGTCTCCTTCGTCATCTGGACCACCACGCCCTGGACGCTGCCGGCCAACCTCGCCATCGCGATGAACGCCGAGTACGAGTACGTGTTCTACGCGCTCGGCGAGCGCGTCATCTGCGTGGCCAAGGATCTGCTGTCCCGGGTGCTCGCCGAGGTGAAGGCGGACGAGCTGGAAGTGAAGACGGTGAAGGTGAAGGGCAGCGAGGTGTCGGCGACGGCGCTGGTGGAGCCCGAGCGCATCCTCGCCTACGCGCGGGGCGACGAGCTGGAGGGCTGCACCTACCAGCACGTCTTCTATCCCCGGCAGGGGAAGATCCTCCTGGGCGAGCACGTGACGCTGGAGGCCGGTACGGGCCTGGTGCACACGGCGCCGGGACACGGCCAGGAGGACTACGAGGTGGGCCTGAAGTACGGGCTCGACATCTACAACCCCATCCGCCACGACGGCCGCTTCGACGACAGCGTGGGCGAGTGGCTCGTGGGCAAGAAGGTCTTCGAGGCCAACCCGCTCGTCATCGACGTGCTCGCCGACAAGGGCGTGCTGCTCAACGGCAAGACGGACAAGGTGGAGCACAGCTATCCGCACTGCTGGCGCTGCCACAACCCGGTCATCCTCAGCGCCACGTACCAGTGGTTCATCCCGCTGGACAAGCCGCTGCACGGCGGCGAGGGCAAGACGTACCGCCAGCAGGTGCTGGACGAGGTGGACCGGGTGCAGTGGGTGCCCTCGTGGGGGCAGAGCCGCATCCGGGGCATGCTGGAGACGCGGCCGGACTGGTGCATCAGCCGCCAGCGCAGCTGGGGCGTGCCCATCCCCATCGCCTACTGCGAGGGCTGCGACGAGGCGCTCATCTCCCCCGAGTTGATGGAGAACGTGGCGGCGGCGGTGGAGAAGCAGGGCGTGGGCGTGTGGTACCGCACTCCGGTGGCGGACTTCCTGCCCGAGGGCCAGCGCGCGTGCCGCAAGTGCGGCAAGACGGCCTTCCGCCGCGAGACGGACATCCTGGACGTGTGGTTCGACTCGGCGTGCATGTTCAGCGCGGTGCTGGACCGGCGCCAGCGCATTCCGGCGGACCTGTTCCTCGAGGGGAGTGATCAGCACCGGGGCTGGTTCCACTCCTCCATCCTGGTGTCGGTGGGCACGCGCGACGTGTCGCCCTACAAGGCCTGTCTCACGCACGGCTTCGTGGTGGACGGCAAGGGCGAGAAGATGTCCAAGAGCGTGGGCAACACGGTGGCCCCGGAGAAGATCATCCAGCAGTACGGCGCCGAGGTGCTCCGGCTGTGGGTGGCCAGCAGCGACTACCGCAACGACGTGCGCCTGTCGGATCAGATCCTCAAGGGCCTGAGCGAGGGCTACCGGAAGATCCGCAACACCATCCGCTACGCGCTGAGCAACCTGTATGACTTCGAGCCGGAGCGGGACGCGGTGCCAGCGGAGCGGTTGCAGCCCCTGGACACGTGGGCCCGGGGCCGGCTCGCGGAGGTGGTGGCGCGGGTGAAGAAAGCCTACGAGGCGTACGAGTTCCACCTCGTGTACGCGACGGTGGTGGACTTCTGCGCGGGGGACCTGTCGGCGGTGTACTTCGACATCCTCAAGGACCGGCTCTACACGTCCAAGGCGACGGGCGAGGCACGGCGCGGCGCGCAGACGGTGCTGCACGAGGTGGCCACGGTGCTGCTGCAACTGCTGGCGCCCATCATGAGCTTCACCGCGGAGGAAGCGTGGCAGTACCTGCCGGGGAAGAAGGCGGAGAGCGTCTTCCTGACGGACTTCCCGGAGCCGGCGGTGAAGCCCGACGCGGCCCTGGCCGAGCGGTACGCGAAGCTCTTCACGGTGCGGGGCGCCGTGCAGGGGCTGCTGGAGGCGGCGCGGCGAGAGAAGATGATCGGCTCCTCGCTGGAGGCGCGGGTGGTGCTGAGCGCGAGCGGCAAGGCGCGCGAGTTCCTCCAGGCCCATGCGGCGGAGCTGCCGGGGCTGCTCATCGTGAGCCAGGTGGAGCTGGCGGACGGGGCGGGGGAGAAGGCCCAGGTGCTCGCCGTGGCGCAGGCGCTGGGCGAGGACGTGAAGGCGGAGGTGCTGCCGGCCCGGGGCGCCAAGTGCCCTCGTTGCTGGACGTATTCGGAGCAGGTGGCCGCGGGCGCTTCCGTCTGCGGCAAATGCCAGGAGGCATTGTCATGA